Proteins co-encoded in one Longimicrobiales bacterium genomic window:
- a CDS encoding acyl-CoA dehydrogenase family protein, translating into MALFEGIDFYDLDSLFSEEERMVRDTIREWVDTTLMPIIGDAYIRREFPTQLIPELGELGVLGANLPEEYGCAGLNNVSYGLIMQELERGDSGIRSFVSVQGALVMYPIFAFGSEEHRGEWLPKLATGEAIGCFGLTEPDYGSNPAGMITRAEKTTDGWRLNGSKMWITNGSMADVAVVWAQTGELGDVKGIRGFVVPTDTPGFSAKDQKGKLSLLASDTSELVFEDVELPDSALMPGTTGLKGPLMCLTQARYGISWGVVGAAMACFDEALSYSKQRVMFDEPIGGKQIQQVRLADMLTKITQGQLVTYHLGRMKDGGTMTPQQVSLAKRANCDMATDIAREARRLLGGNGILVEYHSMRHMANLESVYTYEGTHDIHSLILGQTLTGLSAF; encoded by the coding sequence ATGGCCCTCTTTGAAGGCATCGACTTCTATGACCTGGACTCCCTCTTCTCGGAAGAGGAGAGGATGGTCCGCGACACGATCCGCGAATGGGTCGATACGACGCTCATGCCGATCATCGGCGATGCCTACATTCGGCGGGAGTTCCCGACACAGCTGATCCCTGAGTTGGGTGAGCTTGGTGTCCTCGGGGCAAATCTTCCTGAGGAGTACGGATGTGCCGGCCTGAACAACGTGTCATACGGGCTCATCATGCAGGAACTTGAGCGGGGCGACTCAGGCATCCGTTCCTTCGTGTCCGTGCAGGGCGCGCTCGTCATGTATCCGATCTTTGCGTTCGGTAGCGAAGAGCACCGCGGTGAGTGGCTGCCGAAGCTCGCCACGGGTGAAGCGATCGGCTGCTTCGGACTGACCGAGCCGGATTACGGATCCAATCCAGCGGGAATGATCACACGCGCCGAAAAGACTACTGATGGATGGCGGTTGAACGGCTCCAAGATGTGGATCACGAATGGCTCCATGGCTGACGTCGCCGTGGTGTGGGCGCAGACCGGTGAATTGGGAGACGTGAAGGGCATCCGTGGTTTCGTCGTCCCGACGGACACACCCGGGTTCAGTGCCAAGGATCAGAAGGGGAAGCTCTCGCTACTCGCTTCCGACACGAGTGAGCTCGTCTTCGAGGATGTCGAACTTCCCGACAGCGCGCTCATGCCTGGGACTACTGGTCTGAAGGGCCCGCTTATGTGTCTGACGCAGGCCCGCTACGGGATCTCGTGGGGGGTTGTTGGTGCCGCGATGGCGTGCTTTGACGAGGCGCTCTCGTATTCGAAGCAGCGTGTCATGTTCGATGAGCCGATTGGCGGCAAGCAGATTCAGCAGGTTCGGCTTGCCGACATGCTCACGAAGATCACGCAAGGCCAGCTCGTCACCTATCACCTCGGTCGCATGAAGGACGGAGGTACGATGACGCCGCAGCAGGTCTCGCTCGCCAAGCGTGCGAACTGCGATATGGCTACAGACATCGCGCGCGAAGCTCGTCGGCTTCTGGGCGGGAACGGCATTCTCGTCGAGTACCATTCGATGCGGCACATGGCCAATCTCGAGTCGGTCTATACGTACGAAGGCACGCACGATATCCACTCGCTGATCCTTGGACAGACGCTGACCGGGTTGAGCGCCTTCTAG
- a CDS encoding isocitrate/isopropylmalate family dehydrogenase, which produces MTKTITVIPGDGIGPEVTDATLEILKAAGADLEYDMQLAGLIALKEVLNPLPQATLDSSEKNGIILKGPLTTPSGSGFRSINVEMRKAFDLYSNVRPVRTIVPGGRYEDIDLVLIRENTEGLYVGVEHYIGMHGDARAAAESVMIITRFGAERICRYAFEYARKHGRKKVTLAHKANILKYTQGLFLEVGQDVASEYPDIEFEDRIIDATAMQLVLDPYRFDVLVMENMFGDILSDLMAGLVGGLGFAPAGNIGQDAAMFEAVHGSAPDIAGQGIANPTGLLLSACLMLDHMSQSETASRIRGAIDTVVLSGDTRTVDMGGSATTREFTAALLAALD; this is translated from the coding sequence ATGACGAAGACAATTACGGTCATTCCTGGAGACGGGATCGGCCCAGAAGTTACGGATGCGACGCTGGAGATTCTGAAGGCGGCGGGCGCCGACCTCGAGTACGACATGCAACTCGCGGGGCTCATCGCACTCAAGGAAGTACTCAATCCTCTCCCTCAGGCGACGCTCGATTCCTCGGAAAAGAACGGGATCATCCTCAAGGGCCCACTGACAACTCCGTCCGGTTCGGGTTTTCGTTCGATCAACGTCGAAATGCGAAAGGCGTTCGACCTGTATTCGAACGTTCGCCCGGTACGCACGATCGTGCCCGGCGGCCGGTACGAGGACATCGATCTCGTTTTGATTCGCGAGAACACCGAGGGATTGTACGTCGGTGTCGAGCATTACATCGGGATGCACGGCGATGCCCGGGCGGCAGCTGAGTCCGTGATGATCATCACGAGGTTCGGCGCGGAGCGCATTTGCCGATACGCGTTTGAGTACGCACGGAAGCACGGTCGCAAGAAGGTCACACTCGCCCACAAGGCCAACATTCTGAAATACACCCAGGGGCTCTTCCTCGAGGTGGGTCAGGACGTGGCGAGTGAGTATCCGGACATCGAGTTCGAAGACCGGATCATCGACGCGACAGCCATGCAGCTCGTGCTCGATCCGTACCGTTTCGACGTGCTCGTCATGGAGAATATGTTCGGGGATATCCTGTCCGACCTCATGGCCGGTCTCGTTGGCGGTCTGGGCTTCGCTCCCGCGGGCAACATCGGCCAGGACGCGGCCATGTTTGAAGCGGTTCACGGTTCGGCCCCTGACATCGCCGGCCAGGGGATCGCCAATCCGACAGGATTGCTTCTTTCGGCGTGCCTCATGCTCGATCACATGAGCCAGAGCGAAACGGCGTCGCGAATTCGAGGTGCGATCGATACCGTGGTTCTCTCCGGTGACACGCGCACGGTAGACATGGGTGGGAGCGCGACGACCCGCGAATTCACAGCGGCACTGTTGGCCGCGCTAGACTAG
- a CDS encoding cupin domain-containing protein — MSDSLVRHEKWDDIEREAVTGDIARRLFTGDRMMLAQVFLEKGAVVPKHSHENEQLTWIMEGALRFWIGNEGEPGYEERIVSAGEVMYIPSNVPHKAEALEDTLDVDVFSPPRQDWLDGTDSYFQDR, encoded by the coding sequence ATGAGCGACTCACTCGTCCGCCACGAAAAGTGGGATGACATCGAGCGCGAAGCTGTAACCGGCGACATCGCTCGCCGACTCTTCACCGGCGATCGCATGATGCTCGCCCAGGTCTTTCTCGAGAAAGGAGCCGTCGTTCCGAAGCACTCGCACGAGAACGAGCAGCTGACGTGGATCATGGAGGGAGCGCTCCGCTTCTGGATCGGAAACGAAGGTGAGCCCGGCTATGAGGAGCGTATCGTTTCCGCCGGAGAAGTCATGTACATCCCGTCAAACGTCCCGCACAAAGCGGAGGCCCTCGAGGACACGCTCGACGTAGACGTGTTCAGCCCGCCCCGCCAGGACTGGCTCGACGGTACAGACTCCTATTTTCAAGACCGCTGA